In the Zingiber officinale cultivar Zhangliang chromosome 5A, Zo_v1.1, whole genome shotgun sequence genome, ttttatttttttttattaaaaaataagtcCTACAGACTTGGCACAGGATGATCCAGTCCAGCCCTGAAATTAGCTGATCAAGCTCGAACACTGTTTTTGACTTCGAACATCAATTCATCTCCTTCGCGCCACAGCCGCCTCGCCTGTCTTTAAGCAACGTAATCAGCTTAGGCAtcgccttcttcctcttcttcttgatcaCAACCAGCGGAGAACGAACATGCCAAGCTGCAGGTGACGACGGAATCCTCCTCAATTTGGTGCATGATCTTGATTTATTTAGCTTTAATTTTTTAGGGATTTCCGGCTCATCGCTATCTTCTTTGATTTCGTCCTCCTCTTCCGAACCATGTAGTTCTTGTTCTTGTTCAGTTACCGCGTTCATTTCCTTGTGAATCTTTCGTGCTTCCGCGTCTTTGAGCTCCATGTTCTTCCTCTCCACCAGCTCAGCCTCAGCTGCTGCCGCCCTCCCCCTTTCCACGACCGCCGCAACCCACGCCACCGCGGCCGCCACCTTCTTCTCCGCCACCACTCGAGCTGCCCTGCCCCTCCGCACCAGGTACTCGTGCTCGCTCCTCGAAATGCTTATCGTCAATCCGAATTGGAGCAAGAAAGCTCTAGTCTTGACGGCTCTCTCGACCACATTCTTCAGCTTCTTGAGCGCCGTGGCCTCCGACGCTTTAGCCGTGCATAGCGTTCGCACCGAAGCCAGCGACTTTTCCTCGATTTCTGACTCGATCTTATGCATTTGTCCTCTGATTCCATTGTTTTCTTTGCGGATTCCTTCTCGTTCTTTCTCCGCGGCCTCTGTTTCAGCTCGAAGTCTCTGTATCTCAGCTGACAAACTGGAAGAGGATGTGTTCATCCTCTCATGACCCGCCATCAAAACTTCAAACTTTGTCTTGGCTTTCAGAAGCTCAGAGTTGAGTCGCACGACCTTGGATTCAGCTCTCTGCTCTAGTTCCTTGAGCAGATTAGTTTCTGCGTTGATCTGAACCATCTCCTTTCGAGTCAAATCCATCGCGTTCATGAAGTGAAAGCTCTCTTCCTTGATCAACGCCAACTCTTGTTTTGCCGCCGAGAGCTCTGTTTCTTCCTGCAATTTGGGCGTCCGAATCGAACCTAACTCTGTTTGCAGAGCAGAGATTGTCAAATTAGTGACGGCGAGTTCAGATTCGAGTTCCTGCTGCTGCCGTACCTCTCGATTAAGATCTTTGATTGTCGATTTAACAGTCGCAATTCTCTGGGCAAACTTATCGGCCACAGCAGCTCTTTGCGACTCGATTTCATCATGCTCCCGCTCAGCCTCAATCCTGGCAAGCACAACTAGCATGTGCTCTTCATCCGAGGCCTCAATCTGCCTCCTTAGCTGCTCTACGGACTCCAAAAGCTGCACGGCTCTTGAACTCAAGGCTTCGGCTTCCTTCTCAGCATTGGCTTTAGCTTTCTTGGCGGAGGACATCTCGAGCTTTAGCCTGCTCAATTCATGTTTCGTCATGACGAGTTCCTGTGTTGTGAATTTGCTTCCTGAGCACAGATTAATCAAAATGGATCGACGTGAATAAAGTTTGATGAGTGTACCtcttgaggaggaagaagctgGCTCTTGTGTTGCTTCTCTGCTTTTTCACCAACTTGAAGTTTGTCACTATACTCCACCAATCGAATACCTTGTGAGCTCTGGGATTGCCTTGCAGCCATTCAAAACCCAAAGTCTGCAGGATTAAGATAAAAAAATGGTAACTTAACCTATGCATGGAACGGAAAGTTAGGGAAACCATTCAAATTTTGTCCGACTTGTGTGTGTAGTGCAAAGGTTTTGTTTGGCTGACAATGTCCGAAACGCTATCTTCTCTGTGCGGTGCTCACAAGCTTCATTCTGATTAATCCTTAAATCAGAAGAAGACAAAATTATATCACACATCTGGTCCTCATCTCTGCAAAAATATAAGACAAAATAAATGAGTATTAGATTAACCCCTAAAAGGTTAAAAATAATGCAGTCAGAAGTAATTCTGATGTATTAACTTACATGTTTGCCAAAATGAAACGGCACCTGATACTCGTGTAAAATAGTGTCCCCGGAATATGTTGTATGGTTGATTTAGTACACAAATAATCAGCAAATGACGGATTTATGAGGGACAAGTAGTTGCCAATCACAACATCTTCAAGATAAAAGCagcaatataaaataaaaatgacgCTACTTAATATACATTTTCAGATAAGTTTCTACACGTCTGGGAATGAGAAAAACATACAACAAACTTTGAATATAAATCCTTCAATATGGATGATGTCGCATGCTGCGGTCCTTGTGTGATCTCATGACAAGAGATTTTGAAATCCATGAACTGTTGGATCCCGATGGCTCGTCTGATAACCAACAACACAAGCGACCATCTTCACCTCCAGTCCAACAGAAAATGTTATTTTTCGAAATGGAGCGTTGAGTTCCTGAAGCAGGCAAGACAGTTCTGACAACTCCAGCATGTCCACCCTCAAGAATAGCTTCTGCAACCCCAATTGTTCCAACATGATCATTGTGGATGGGGAAGTACCCAAGAGTCCCTGAGCCCGTGCCACCAATCACCCATAGCCGATCATCAATTTCAGAGTAATGGCAATCAACGAAATAATCTATCTGCCAAAAGGAAATGATAGATTATAGTATCTCCAAAGAAATATTCTTACAAATGATCAAAAAGATGCAAGTGATGTGAACacgggaaaaaaaaaaagaacagttATTTTTCAGGGCTACATACGTTATACAGGAACAGCTGCCTCAAATATATATGATATATCCCTCTTGAAACACTTTTATCATATACCCTCATGAAGTCCCCACAtcctaacccattaatccaattcTTTTGGCAATATTATTGCATACCAATAGGGCGGTGATGAACTGAACATTTGTTCATATAGGGTGGTGATGAACtgaacgttcgtgaacaagctagGTGTTCAGCTTaataagagcttgtttatattcgctcacacaaaattaattaaataaaccagcttgaacaactcattaaactaaacaaacaagtttgaatgcatgtgttcagcttgttaatgttcgtgaacaacgttcataaataatattcgtgaaccatattcattaagaAAACCcttatcaatatgctaaataaacaaaaaacccatctaaaatgaacaaataaatttgaattatcaataatcaatcaaacaaacaaaagtttcaaataatcaaacaaatttgaattaagagtacgataacatctaaataaaccaAATTCAAGCCAAACTTGGTGGCAAAAGGCTAATACGCTCGCCCCAACGCCCcagccaacccgtcccagggccaacacggaggaggtaaatcacgggcggctactagcctttggaatagtgactagcacataagggaggcatttacctcggttttgccaagattcgaaccccagacctcatggtggcaacacctcatgcgttagccactagactcatccgagaGGACAagttcaagccaaacttgaattgagagatcGATaacaattaaatgaataaatctcaagccaggcttgaaccaagctcaagcttataaaaaataaaccaagtcaagcttgaacaatcatttcaaaggcTTGGTTCATTaggctcggctcgattaccttATCATAAGGGtatcaaaaatgaacccgacccgacaaCCTAACCCgaatcgacccgaaaaaaatcaggttcgggttgggcattttcgggttcgagtcaggttcgggttggagggttttcGGATTAAAAATTTTTGGGTTGGGTTGCGTTGGGTTGGGTCGGGTTCAAGTTGACCCAGGTTGACCCAAATATAGGGTTTAGTGGgagttttttggggttaaatcgaattttattttgaaaattaaaatatttttatgtatattaatatcaatgttagtatgataatgatgaaatattgagataaaagtgaagaattatagggaaaatagccccaaaaagtcattttgaatcggattttcggattATCCgagtcgggttcgggtttaggggTTTCGGGTTGAATTcgagttcgggtcgggttcgggttgggttaaaaaaaattcaacccgACCCAATCCGACccaacccacccgaattgacacccttacCTTATcaaaacaaacttgaacacctcaaagcttggcttggcttgtttacagccctaaatGATACCAAACAATTTCTTCAAACAGTTCTCTGGCCCTGAACACATGGAAAGTCAGAGAACTGCCTGAAGTTCATGGAAAATCTCAGTGATTTTCTGACTAAAACAAGGTGGAAATCAACTAAAGCAATATTCCAATAAGGTGGTCTATGGTATAATTTTGTTCCCTCATAATTTTGCAATTGAAAATATTCATTACCCTATATACTAAGAAGAATTAAATGCATATACCCagtttttttatcataaaaaaatagTATTGCAAAACTCATTAATTTTAAATGTCATAGCACATGCCAAACATGACAATGCATGGTTACCAATGTTACTGTGATAATCCATCTATACCATAATACAAATTATGTTGCAGCATTATTTGTCAATGCACAAAATGCCACCAAAAATGGTATAAAGTATTGCATAAAGCAGATGGCTTTATGCACAGACGAAGATGCAAGCGCAAAGAGTGATGGTAATTATAGTCCAAGACTAAAGCTTACAGTACTATAGTTGTTGATCAAAAGAAACAGTCAAAAAACATACATCATCGAGATTCCACTTATTGGAAGCGAGCGAACGAGCATCTTCAAAATTCACTTCTCTTCTTGCATTTCTCCAATCCCAAATGCTGCAGGCATAGAATAACAAACTACTTGAGACATAAATATAAAACAACACAATTATAATAAGATTAGGAAGATAGATCATCTTTGAGTGAAAAGGAAAATATTGTagaagaaaaatattaaattaatatataaatttaaataggaAAATgacaacaaaaaattaaaattaaatcaatataGCATCATCAAATTACAAAAAAATTGAAGCTACGTAATATGATATCTACAGAAATTACTCAGACAAGGAGCATTCGACTAATATAAAAGAAATCAATGTCACTAACAAAAATTACCTCAATGTCTCTAGATGTGTCATACACCAAAGCTTCTGATTCATGGTTCCAAAGAATCCTATTTTTGCAATTGAAGTTTCCACATTCATCACCTACAGCAATAaagataaaactatttttaaaaaaataacctaCATGTGCAAATTGTCATCTTTTGAGGCTTAATACATTGCAAGCTCATGCCTCTGACACCATGAGATAGGAGCTCATGGTCATCTGCATCTTGCAAATTATCAGCTCTCTGACTTATCCCGCGGAGAGATTCTCTCCAGATTCATCAACATGCTAACAGAATTTGTAATAAAATCTAATAATGTGAAGTAAAGAAGCTGCTGTAAGATCTATTCTGACAAAATTGAGCTTAATAGAGACTTCAAATTTGAGAGGCTAAACCAAACAACAGTCTAAGATAAGAATTTAATGAATATTAACAGTGAGAACTTGAGAATCAGGAAAGCATTTTACTAGTCGTTCTATGAAAATGCTGTGGAGAAATAAAAGCAAATTCAGTAGGGGCTATGGGAACTGGAGGCAATAGTAATTATTCTCATTTACTCTACTCTCTATAATGCTGAGCTCAATGTCCAATTCATTTTGCAGTAACAATGTGCATAACAATTCAATGTTTCACATAAACTCAAACTGATAATGCACTGACCAAATCCAACTTGACCTCCACAACACAAtagaaaatacaaatcaaaataaTAAAGTAACACAATAAGCATTCCGTATAAAAAGTTTAAGTTGATAGTACATTAGCACAGAGAAACTAAAACCCGCATAATCACTAAGCACAATGACACATCTTACTTGATCCAGATGGTCATCGTCATTAATAGGTCCACTCGCGTCAAAGAGACACATCAACCCATCAACTGAAGAAGAGATTAGCTGATTTTGCAGATGGGGAACAAACCTTACCTAGTTCAAAAGGAAAATGCACAGAAATACAATATCTCAGTTGCAAATTCAGCAAGAAGTGCATACACGAATAACAGTAGCAATGGCAATGACAACTAAACTATAGCAAAAGAGGCCATCATTCTTGGCAGCATGATTAATAATAATCAGGCCAAGCCACATTTGGACACGTTTAGCCAATCATCTAAAGGATGTTAATGAGTAGGACTATGTCACAAGGCTAGAATGTCCAAAGACTGTTGAAAGTTATAGATGACCAATGCATAGGTAAGGCACCAAAACATATACTCCAACAATGAAAATGTtaagaataaaaaaaactaaaaatcccAACTTTCCAACTTTATGTAATGCCATGTCTTGGGTAAAATTGAGGTAAttcaaattttgtttattattgagTAATGATTTCAATGATTTATACTATCCAAAAGTTGTCTATAATCTCTTCTAACCTAGTCCTAACTCCTAACCATGGAAGCCATAGAAAAAGTTGCCTATATTTCACTAAAAGGTTAGCAAATTAAAAATATACTAAAAGCTCAACTTATCTAAAAGTCCATTTAAAACTTTAATTTACATACAAATAAATTCCTAAacttgtttaaattttaatttttattgtaattCACCTGACATGATGGAGaaaataatttacaaaaaaaaatattcattatTCTCAATGATACCATCTTATTTAGGGTGGAAAATGATTTTTAACAGATAAAATTTTATAGGATTGTTTCACAAATAGAAAGTGAAGATGCCTTGCTGAAATAGTTTAGGTATAATTGCAAGCAAATTATTGTTTTGGGAGCCTTAGCACAATGGTAAAGTTGCTACCGTGTGACCTACAGGTTCGAATCTCGGATACAACCTCTTGCAAAGCAAAGCAAGGTTGCATGCAATAGACCCTTTCCCGAGATTCCGCATTGGTGCACCAAGCTGCCCTTTTTATAATCACACGCAAATGAAGCATTGGGATAcatatgaagaaaaagaaacttATAGTTTATAATACGTTGAATTAATTAACCTTTAACTAAAGAAACTagaatttcaacattttgaatGTCAAGACTATTCTTGCAAATTTATTAACTGAATAAGATATTTATAGATAGAGAGATGCACAAGCTCTAGCAAATTATGGATGCCATTTTATCTCTTTATGGTAAAAAGAAAATCAGAAAATGCATACCTGTGTGACATCATCCATATGGGACTCCTCCAAACATGCCATTTGATTACCATTTCTCCAGTCCCAAAAGtatatctataaaaatatttcataaaaatTATGCAATGCAAAATAATGTTTACCCAAATACAACTACAAACAGTAGAGGAAGAGAAAATGATAAGAAAATCAGACAGAAAATAAGTAAGTAAACTGATTCCTTTTATCATCAGAACAAACTGTAATGAATCCAGAGTATCACAACCAATATAGAAGAGAGAATTGATCATTAACTTGTTAGGCAAAATCAGCAATCCAGAATGCTTAAACCCAAGTCAATGATAGATCGCTCAGCTAAGCTCTTAACTTGCTTATTATTACACAACTCTTCATATAGGACTAAAATAGGATGTTACGAGCACCTTCACTTAAGGGCTCCAAGTCCTCATTATGACTAAAATCCAACTTATAGCCAAGGGTCATCCCTAATTGATGGCATGTGATGCTCAATGATAGCTTCAACATTCCATAACAATACTTTACAGTCACTTCACCATGTCTAGGATTACATCCACTTTGTTAAAATTGCAGTATTGCACTAAGCATGATAGATAGAGAATCGATCAATTAACTTATCAAAGCCAGATAGTAGCCAAGAATTCTTAGTCTCGCGTTACTAGTAAGAATCCTCCTAAGTTTAAAACTCTCTCTATTAGTCCATAACTTTCTGTGTAGGATTAAACTATGATGTGTTCCAGGCTTCCAGCATGTCACTTGCATGGGAAAAATAGAAGTATAACAAGTTAACAAATcttttatcaaatttttagtttcaaatatctaagTTGTGAAAAAATGACATCAGCCTTCTCTTGCAACTTGTCAACTACATCTGgccctttttaaaaaaaaaaatcccacaaTGGAATCAGTTTGTCAATAATAATAAACACCATAGGCATTGCACACCGCAATCCATAAATACAAACAAGAAGGTTGATGCTCTTTCagacatcaagaaccataaagcAATTGCACATGCTATCAAAAGCTGCAAAACTAATTCAGAGGATACAAGATTTCCTTTTACACATTAAAGTCTCGAGATAGGAACATAGGCTGAATATTAGTACCTGAGCATTGCTTCCACCAGCAAGTAGGTTGCCGCTTGATCCTCCAAAGCAAAAGCTAAATAATTCTTGAGAGGAACTAGTACTTAGTGAAGAAACCTATGTCACGAGTGTTTATTAGAGAAGCAGATGATCTATGGAAGAAAATTGTTACTAAATTTGTCAGAAATATTATCAAGTTCTCAGCAACATGAGCAACAAATCAAAACATGTATAAGGATTTAGTATCTAATAGCAATGTTGAAGATGGAGAATTACATGGCATGTTAAACCTTGATATTGGCAAAAAAAACTACATCACAAGCAAAGGTAACAGGTTAAACTTTAGACACAAATGAAATAGAATCTAAAGCTAGTGATTACTGGAGCTCATGGTACCTGCTTGAATGTCCTGACATCCCATGCTCTGACAGTGCCATCAGATGAACAAGAACAGATTGTTTGTGGTGAGGATGGAACGGAAAAGGAAATTTCATGAATTGTTCCATTGTGCCCTCTACACTCGCCGACATATTGGCCAGTTACTGCTGAGTAAAATTTGATTGCATTTGACGACAAGGACAAGGCCAAATTTGAGATCTCCTGGCTTGCAATAGAATCAAGATCAATTCCAGAAAGACATCCATAAATAAACAATCAAAAGAGTATGCAAATAAATAGCAACAAGTCCtaactaaataaaaatctatGAAATGAATTGCAAAAACTGATGTAGTTGAGAGAAAACTCCCATTTACTTAATCACATAGAGTTTACTTAACTATTCATAAAGTCAACGCAACAGCAAAGTATTGGTCTTCCAAGTTGATAGAAGGAAAAAAAGGGAATAAACCTATTATTAGACCTGTAATCTTCTCTCCTCTATCTTTAAAAAAGAACCATTATCCATGAATTACATAATCAAAATCAGTAAGTAACATGGTAAAATCTGTAAACAACCAACCTAACTTAACAGGCAAGAGGTGTGATTACAAAAGAATA is a window encoding:
- the LOC121979249 gene encoding WD repeat-containing protein GTS1-like isoform X2 translates to MEVDTAMELDAEAAAPSPSSKRLSIRNTIQTNFGDDYIFQIAVNQEISNLALSLSSNAIKFYSAVTGQYVGECRGHNGTIHEISFSVPSSPQTICSCSSDGTVRAWDVRTFKQVSSLSTSSSQELFSFCFGGSSGNLLAGGSNAQIYFWDWRNGNQMACLEESHMDDVTQVRFVPHLQNQLISSSVDGLMCLFDASGPINDDDHLDQVMNVETSIAKIGFFGTMNQKLWCMTHLETLSIWDWRNARREVNFEDARSLASNKWNLDDIISLIAITLKLMIGYG
- the LOC121979248 gene encoding protein PLASTID MOVEMENT IMPAIRED 2-like, whose product is MAARQSQSSQGIRLVEYSDKLQVGEKAEKQHKSQLLPPQEELVMTKHELSRLKLEMSSAKKAKANAEKEAEALSSRAVQLLESVEQLRRQIEASDEEHMLVVLARIEAEREHDEIESQRAAVADKFAQRIATVKSTIKDLNREVRQQQELESELAVTNLTISALQTELGSIRTPKLQEETELSAAKQELALIKEESFHFMNAMDLTRKEMVQINAETNLLKELEQRAESKVVRLNSELLKAKTKFEVLMAGHERMNTSSSSLSAEIQRLRAETEAAEKEREGIRKENNGIRGQMHKIESEIEEKSLASVRTLCTAKASEATALKKLKNVVERAVKTRAFLLQFGLTISISRSEHEYLVRRGRAARVVAEKKVAAAVAWVAAVVERGRAAAAEAELVERKNMELKDAEARKIHKEMNAVTEQEQELHGSEEEDEIKEDSDEPEIPKKLKLNKSRSCTKLRRIPSSPAAWHVRSPLVVIKKKRKKAMPKLITLLKDRRGGCGAKEMN
- the LOC121979249 gene encoding WD repeat-containing protein GTS1-like isoform X1 → MEVDTAMELDAEAAAPSPSSKRLSIRNTIQTNFGDDYIFQIAVNQEISNLALSLSSNAIKFYSAVTGQYVGECRGHNGTIHEISFSVPSSPQTICSCSSDGTVRAWDVRTFKQVSSLSTSSSQELFSFCFGGSSGNLLAGGSNAQIYFWDWRNGNQMACLEESHMDDVTQVRFVPHLQNQLISSSVDGLMCLFDASGPINDDDHLDQVMNVETSIAKIGFFGTMNQKLWCMTHLETLSIWDWRNARREVNFEDARSLASNKWNLDDIDYFVDCHYSEIDDRLWVIGGTGSGTLGYFPIHNDHVGTIGVAEAILEGGHAGVVRTVLPASGTQRSISKNNIFCWTGGEDGRLCCWLSDEPSGSNSSWISKSLVMRSHKDRSMRHHPY